The DNA region CCAAGCATCTGGATTCAGGCTTCTGATAGAAGGCACTAGTTCAGTGCACCTGCACTGCTGAATTGCAGCAGAAGGCAGCCTGCAGGGGCTCAGGCAAAGCAGAGCTTTGGGACTTTGAAGGAAGTGGTGTGGGTGCACTTACCTCGATCTCACTCAGTGTTTCAgcccttcttctttcctcctctgctGCTGCCTCCCTTTCAGCCTCCTCTTCAGCTTCCAGGGTTGGCCTTCGCCTGAGCACTTTTGGGGGTACCTGGGCACAGCGGGTCCAGAAAGCTAGTAGTTCTGGGGGTAGCCAGCCAGCTGAGGATAAGGGGACTGGGTTTGAGTTATAAGAAACACTAAGAGTGAGGAATATTGCTTCTAAAGATCCCATGTGCCCAACTGCTGCCATTCTTACAGAGAGTTGGAGTTCGGAACAGTTCTGCTGGGCTTGCGATGGTCCTCTCTGGAGGTTGCACCATTGGCTGTATGGTGGGGGAAGACCAGAAGCCCTTTATGTGCCTCTTCAGTGCCACTTCACCTCTGCTACATATTGTGCCTCGGCCTCTTGACTTCCCTCTactttcctcatttctaaaagGACTTTTTAACCAGAAGTGcatggagacttgagtgcatgtGCAAATCCACATGCACTAAGGAACCAAGTGGGTTTTCTTTGGATTCCCAGAGCTCCCCCTGATGAGTTTAAAAGGCCCAGTCTGACCTGTGTCCCTCTTTTCCCTGGGCTGCACTCACACATTCCCAGCAGTGGGCCCTGGTTTGCAGCTGTTCCTGGAATTTCTCCCGTGAGATCTGTGTCTCCTTGTCCCAGAACAGTAACTGGCGTCGGCGTCGGCGAATAGGAGGGCTCCCAGGAGGTGGGGGCCTCCTCTGCTGAGTGGAAGGGGAGATGGGTACACAACACTACAACACTCCTTTTCTTGTCATCTAGATGGGCTGCTAATGGCTTCATGCTCTGCCTGGGGCAGGATCTTGGGCAAGGCTTCTGTACACTTGTGCAGCACATATCTTACATGAGGGTACCCATTTGGGAAGTAAAGCCACACAATGGGGTATGGAAAGGGTCATCTTTTACTAATCACAAAAGTCCCAAGTAACCTAACAATGGTGCAGGACAAAGAAAGGGAGGTGGCTTATAAAGGACACTGCTCACCTCTGGGCTGGGTGGGGCCGGCAGGCGCAGCTCCTGTGGAGGGGTCACCTCTGCAACAATACCCAAGATCCTGGCTCTGTTCCACAAGCCCCTTCACTCTCATGGTCAAGAAGCTATGTCCCACCCCACCCTCCAGTGGATTGGGATACAGGTCCTTTATTTGCAACCTATGAAGGTCTTCCCAGAAAAGCCCAGGGGCATGGTGGATACTCACCAGTGATCAGGGGCCCAGGCTCCCAGCCTGTCAGCTTAAGTTCCTCAGGTCCTGGGACCTGGCCTGGAAGTGGCTCTCCTATCCCTTCTACCCTTAAGGGAAATAGGCAAGTGGGTTTAGGACATCCTCCTTAGCACTGACCCCTTACCTGGTACAGGGATTCCTGCCCTTACTGTGCAGGAGCTGGAGGCGAAAGCACGGAAACTACAGTGTCACCCTCCATGACACGGGGTTCTTCCTTGGATTCTGCAGAGAGATCAGAGCTCAGAGGGCAGGAAAGAAATGGGAGCACTGCCAAGCCCCAGACTGCTGGTGCTAGAGTTCTGACCGTCCAGAGCCAGACGAGCCCTTCGCTTCCTAGGCCTGCCTTCCTGGGATGCATCTAACAAGATAGCTTCATCCTCCTCTGCAATCAGCAGGTCCAAGTCTCGGCGGCTGACCTCCGGGAGATCCTGTTCACCCTGTCAAAAGAGGAAAAGCTTAGGAAGGGACTCAGTCCCAATTCTGAAAAAGGCAAGTGGATCGAGAAGAGTGGATCTAAGGAGCATGCTACAAGCCCAGGCAGAGAGAAACAGATGCAAGGGGCTGAGGCTCCATGTGCTAGGGGATTACTCACCTCGATCTGCAGCATACGTATGGGCTCTGCCTCCTGGAGGGTGATGGCCTCAGGAGACAGCACAGTAACCAAGATCCTGTCTGGAGGGGGAGGGAAGTCACACATCAGCCCCTCTGCCTGTTTTCAAGTTCCCATACATTTCTTGGTTCAGTGGTGATCAAAAGCATGGACTACAGAGCTGAGTTAAGTTAGATTCTAGTCAGAACCAGTCTAGTCAACTGGCCTGACCCTGTCTgcattgcttttttgttgttaccagggattgaactcaggggcactggactcctgagcaacatccccagccctattttgtattttatttagagacagggtctcactgagttgcttaatgccttgctttggCCGaggacccctgagccacatccccagccctattttgtattttatttagagacagggtctcactgagttgcttaatgccttgctttggctaaggctggctttgaacttgcgaccttcctgccccagccttccaagctgctgggattacatgcatgcccaGCCCCATAGGACTCTTGTGAGACAGTGATAAGTTTCACACATAAAGTGCTCCTCACAGGGCCTGTCTATTAAAAGAAGCTCAAAGATAGCTATTTCTTCAGCTCTTGGACCTTCCTATGCCTCTCACCAGGAAGATTGTCTGCTGACCTGGCTTCCTGGGCTCTGTAGAGACTTCAGGAGGGGTCTTCTCACCAACTCTCTCTGGAGTTGCAGCCTCTAAAAGATGTCGAATCTTTGGAGAGGAAATAGAACGAAAGATATGGTTCAgcctcaatcctctgctttcccactttttttttcagcagttggTAATCTCCCTTTATACCTAATTATTTGGCAGCAGGTCCCAGGGATGGAATCTAGAGCCTCCtccatgctaagcaaatgctcagttactgagctacacccctaatTCTTGTGGCATTGATATTAGCTTGCAATAAATCCACTCACCATCtgctctcctttcctcttcttcctgcccTCACCCCCAAATTATCAAGCCTTTGTCAGTTTGTGCATGAAGCCCTGCATCCTTATGTCAACTGTTGTGGGGGACAGAGGTAAACAGCAAAGATTCTTGATTTTGAGCAGATGGTCTCGTGTGGAGACCTGTTTCTACATGACCCCAACAAGAGTTGATGCAAAGGATAaaacaagccaggtgcagtggcacatgtacctgtaatcccacggctcagaaggctgaggcaggaggatcacaagttcaaagctagtctcagcaacttagtgaggccctatgcaattcagtaagaccctgtctcaaaacaaacaataaaggctaggggtatagctcagtggttaagcatcgctgagttcaatctttggtataaaaaaaaagcatttgagcTTGGTCTGTATATGTAGAAACTGACTAGTAGAGAATGAAGAGTGACCATTATAGGCTAGGGACATACTTCTTTTAGATAGGCAAAGAAGTGAATGTTGCATCTTTGGGACACGGACTAAATTGATGTTTCGGAGCCAAGGATACCTCAGGGGCAGCTGAGAGAAAAGTAGGAAGGTGGCTATCTCAGAACTGGGTATGCAGAGTTCCAAATGCTTGTACTGTTTGCAGCCTGGAACCAGGGAACAGAGTGACATTATCTAAGCTGTGGGAGTGTTGAGAATGGATGAAGGAGGACTGGGGTAAGGAACACCAGTGCACAGATGATGAGGAACTGGATTAGAGCCTTGGCAGTGGGAACAATGTGGAAATGAGTGGGGACAGAGCTATCTCCAGCAAGGAGATCATCCTAGCAGGTTGGCCCTGAAGAGGCAAATACAGGGGGCTCTGCCTATATGGACTTACCATGTTAGTGCCCTCCCCATCTCTTCTGGGGAAGAGCTATGACAGGCTTtttcctgaaccccagttttaGACAACAGTGATACAGCTCCCCTTCTGTTCTGTCAAACTTACGACTTTGAGGTATTCTAGAATAACCTCTACCTGAGGGATATCGAAGGGGCTGGGAAGTCTGGGATCCACAGACATCATCCCAAAAAAGGGGTCTGGAGCATCTTCTAGGGTCTCCATCAAGGCCAGGTGGTTGGGAAGCAGCAGACTGGGTCTGGGAGAGAATGTGGGCTTGTCAAGGATGGATGTTGAGATAGGCTGAGGCCAAGAAGAAGATAGGTGCTCCACCCAGTCTGCCGTGATCCCAGTTCCCGTGGGACACTCACAGGTCAGCCTCCACCATATCAATGCGGATCTGTAGTTGGGCACGGTGCAGGCGCTCCAGGATGTGCTGGATGTCCTCTGTGGGCAGGAAGGACAAAGTAAAGAGCCAGCTTAGCAGAGGGCCACTCAGCTCTGCCGCATCTCTAGGGTTCCCAGCCTTACCAATGAGGTACTGGCATTGCTGAGAGTAGACTCGGATCACACCTATCTGGAGCTGCGCAGAGAGATAGAGGGAGAAACGCGGCCGCGGCAGGCCCGGCATCGGAGGCTGCACTCGCACCAGCACGTAATTGAGGATTTCCTCGCTGGGGGAACGATATACCCTAATCATCTATGCACCCGGCACCCGCCCCACAGCCTTGTCCGCCTTTTCTGGGCCTTACCAGGTCTTCACTACGTTCACCTTAAGGTACTCACGCTTCACCAACCGGCTGCCGCGCGTAGCTGCCAGCCTGGAGCGGGTGGGAAGGTGAGTATGAGAGGAAGCCGTTAGTCTGGGATCCCTGGTTCCTCTCCCGGCATTCCCACCAGTCTGGCCCTCACCAGATAGTGGCAAAGCAGCCAGTGTGGCGCTGAAGCACGTTGGGATAGTAGAACATCGTCCCTCTGGGGTTTCACCCTcggttccaccacttcccaattaGGATCTCAATCAGGATACTTTAGGGCACAAGATTCCAGCACATCAGAGAAAAATAAGGATTTAGACAAGTGGCACAGTGGGGTGGACCCAGAAAACTAAATTAATGAAGCGATCAACAGCTGCTGGTTGAACAATTAAGGGGGTAACAGCAGATTCGCAGAGTTGGGACACCTCTCTCCGCCGCACCTAAGTGGGTTCGCACCTAAGTGGGTCAGTCAAACTTACTGAAGCCTTCGGGGTTGGTTTCCAGGTTGGGGATGCGGAGCTCTGAGGGGAAGGCCCCGCGCTGGGAGACAGAGCAGGTCCCCAGGGAGCACAGCGtcctctatagcaggccttcaaCTTCGAGGCCAGGGAGACAGGCCGAGCTCCTCGGTCTCACAAGGTACTAGGTCTGGCCGCAGGGAGCGCACTCTGAGGCTTTGCTCTTAGCTCCTGGTTGGGAGGGCGGTGCCAGGACAGCCAATGGGGAGCTGGCGTCTGAGGGGAGCGCTTGTTCCTGGCACCAAGCAGCCTGCCAGGGTTCCAGGCCATAGGGTCGCCGAGACAAGACAGCGAACCAATCCGAAGAACCCTGAAGGCCGTTTGGGCATTGTGAAGTGTCCTGGCCAATGGGCTCTCATTCTCGCCTGTAGTAACAAGGACTTCTCTGAGGAGCTTCTCTGGCCAATGAGCGGGAAGCAAACCAGCCTCTAGCTGGCGCCAGGTCTGGTAACAAAGTGTCTCAATTGGTAGGCAAGGTGGGGTCACTTCGGGGGCAACTACCCTACCTGCTTGGGTTGCCAAGGCTTAAGGACGCCTGACCCGTGCATAGACCCTGCCCTTTCTTCCAAATTCCAAGTCCAATTTTGTGTCCAACTAGGGCCTATGCTATGCTAGGGAGGTACAGTGTGAGGTGGCCTTAGAGGTTCAAGAAGAATGAGTCCATCTCACAGGAAATAGCAAGGATCATTTCCTAAAGTTGAACAACTTAGGTTGGGCCTCATCTGGTCTTTTTGAGTTGTGAACGTTCTTTTGGCTGAAATGGGCTTCAGAGCTTTGTTGAATGCAGTGCATATTTTTCGGTCTATAAAAGCTATTTGGCTCAAACAATTATTTATTAACACAAAATGGTATGGGCAGGAGTTTTGGCACATGTCTGTAGTTCTATGCATGTACTTAGGAAGGCGAGGCAGAGGATGGAAAGGTTgaagtcagcctgagcaacttaatattctgtctcaaaaataaaagggcctggggatgtcctttaggggtagagtgcttgcataacatgaggccctgggttccattgcCAGCAAACACCTCCCACTACACAATTAGGTATTATGGTTGTAGTTGTAAATACCCCTTGCTGCTCCTTAGCCTATGACCTTTGCACAGTCATTTCTTTGAATCTTTCTTGAATCAATTCTTGGCAGACTCTGGTATAAGACTTTTAGTTCTTGTTGCAGCTGAGTTGACCCTACCTTTTTATAGTCCCTTTCAAGTGGGGAACTCTTGAGATTGGGTCTTGTTTTTGTAGGGATTATCAGGCATTCAGAGCAGTGAGTGTTTGTCACATAATTGTGTAGTTGCCCTATATTTACAATCAGAATGTCAATGCTGAAAGGAATTTAGATATCTAGTCCATGTCTactagcatgagtgaggctctaggttctatcctcacacccccaaaacaaaagaataacatCAAAAAACACTTGCCTTAGCTTTTCAGTTCAAGCCCTACCTTTACACATGAGAAAGCAGAAATCCActatgattgttttttctagcCTGTGCAACTCCCTAGTGAAAGCCTGGTTGGGAATGCTGCTCTCTTAAATTCCAGTGTTCCAAATCCCTGTTCCACTGTGATTGGCTAAACTAGTTTCCACATGACACTTACAAATTGTTTCAAGCACTGTACTCAAGTTGTTGATGTTTATAAATACTTTGGGATTCAAAGATGAAGTGGGGGCATCTACCCTGAAGTTGCTTAGAACCTAGTTTAGGAGATGAGCAAAGAACATATATTaatgtgttcattcattcagctaGTCATTCAATTTGACAGGTATTAATTATGTGCCTATTCCATGGCTACTATGTGCCAAGTATTCCTCTAGTCATTGGAGATAcagcaaggaaaaaacaaatcctTGTT from Ictidomys tridecemlineatus isolate mIctTri1 chromosome 5, mIctTri1.hap1, whole genome shotgun sequence includes:
- the Rec8 gene encoding meiotic recombination protein REC8 homolog isoform X1, with product MFYYPNVLQRHTGCFATIWLAATRGSRLVKREYLKVNVVKTCEEILNYVLVRVQPPMPGLPRPRFSLYLSAQLQIGVIRVYSQQCQYLIGKAGNPRDAAELSGPLLSWLFTLSFLPTEDIQHILERLHRAQLQIRIDMVEADLPSLLLPNHLALMETLEDAPDPFFGMMSVDPRLPSPFDIPQIRHLLEAATPERVGEKTPPEVSTEPRKPDRILVTVLSPEAITLQEAEPIRMLQIEGEQDLPEVSRRDLDLLIAEEDEAILLDASQEGRPRKRRARLALDESKEEPRVMEGDTVVSVLSPPAPAQVEGIGEPLPGQVPGPEELKLTGWEPGPLITEVTPPQELRLPAPPSPERRPPPPGSPPIRRRRRQLLFWDKETQISREKFQEQLQTRAHCWECPMVQPPERTIASPAELFRTPTLSGWLPPELLAFWTRCAQVPPKVLRRRPTLEAEEEAEREAAAEEERRRAETLSEIEVLREAQEPSGPLMLSSELSLEAAEEEKSRISLALPEERWAWTEAEQPEPPALPVVPELPEVPVEIPLELPPEPELLSLEAVHRAVALELQANREPDFNSLVSPLSPRRIASRVFYLLLVLSAQQILLVEQEKPYGRLLIHAGPRFH
- the Rec8 gene encoding meiotic recombination protein REC8 homolog isoform X2, encoding MFYYPNVLQRHTGCFATIWLAATRGSRLVKREYLKVNVVKTCEEILNYVLVRVQPPMPGLPRPRFSLYLSAQLQIGVIRVYSQQCQYLIEDIQHILERLHRAQLQIRIDMVEADLPSLLLPNHLALMETLEDAPDPFFGMMSVDPRLPSPFDIPQIRHLLEAATPERVGEKTPPEVSTEPRKPDRILVTVLSPEAITLQEAEPIRMLQIEGEQDLPEVSRRDLDLLIAEEDEAILLDASQEGRPRKRRARLALDESKEEPRVMEGDTVVSVLSPPAPAQVEGIGEPLPGQVPGPEELKLTGWEPGPLITEVTPPQELRLPAPPSPERRPPPPGSPPIRRRRRQLLFWDKETQISREKFQEQLQTRAHCWECPMVQPPERTIASPAELFRTPTLSGWLPPELLAFWTRCAQVPPKVLRRRPTLEAEEEAEREAAAEEERRRAETLSEIEVLREAQEPSGPLMLSSELSLEAAEEEKSRISLALPEERWAWTEAEQPEPPALPVVPELPEVPVEIPLELPPEPELLSLEAVHRAVALELQANREPDFNSLVSPLSPRRIASRVFYLLLVLSAQQILLVEQEKPYGRLLIHAGPRFH